Proteins encoded in a region of the Ursus arctos isolate Adak ecotype North America unplaced genomic scaffold, UrsArc2.0 scaffold_2, whole genome shotgun sequence genome:
- the GNG13 gene encoding guanine nucleotide-binding protein G(I)/G(S)/G(O) subunit gamma-13 produces MEEWDVPQMKKEVESLKYQLAFKREMSSKTIPELLKWIEDGIPKDPFLNPDLMKNNPWVEKGKCAIL; encoded by the exons ATGGAGGAGTGGGATGTGCCCCAGATGAAGAAAGAGGTGGAGAGCCTCAAGTACCAGCTAGCCTTCAAGAGGGAGATGTCGTCCAAGACCATCCCTGA GCTCCTCAAGTGGATCGAGGATGGGATCCCCAAGGATCCGTTCCTGAACCCCGACCTGATGAAGAACAACCCATGGGTGGAGAAGGGCAAGTGTGCCATCCTGTGA